A region from the Achromobacter seleniivolatilans genome encodes:
- a CDS encoding DUF2971 domain-containing protein, whose protein sequence is MKLYKYMPGKRANDFFNNPILRLANPNGLNDPFEFSITQELSRDIENMHKEQGTREEGFRDYIENFMSFGVISLSETYDNLLMWSHYADEHRGAVFEFIIEEGNPGALFLCTNSTPISDSKYFGKVDYRKFRRYQDVISSGMIPEIRRHYIFTKSDEWMYEKEQRFALHYSFADIVKVNRKECENAFHSQAQNYREFESGSGVEVDGEDLWIDIKNSKISAEILKMMWIMTIHMNSFFFKIIDFERVTKIIIGCRNDNESIDQAIKNTKNPGAAGKFYCEGEFIDVLKARQSEERFELDFEEYRGNFLSMFT, encoded by the coding sequence ATGAAACTTTATAAATATATGCCGGGCAAGCGCGCTAATGATTTTTTCAACAATCCAATATTGAGATTGGCAAATCCCAACGGACTTAATGACCCTTTCGAATTCTCTATTACACAAGAGCTTTCAAGAGACATTGAAAACATGCATAAGGAGCAAGGAACGAGAGAGGAAGGCTTTAGAGATTACATTGAAAATTTTATGTCATTTGGAGTGATTTCTCTTTCAGAAACTTATGACAACCTTCTGATGTGGAGTCATTATGCTGACGAGCATCGCGGAGCTGTTTTCGAGTTTATTATCGAAGAGGGCAATCCAGGTGCGCTATTTCTCTGCACAAATTCCACGCCAATTTCAGACTCAAAGTACTTTGGAAAAGTGGATTATAGGAAGTTCAGAAGATACCAAGATGTGATTTCATCAGGGATGATTCCTGAAATTCGCAGGCACTATATTTTTACTAAGTCTGACGAATGGATGTACGAAAAAGAACAAAGATTTGCATTGCACTACTCATTCGCAGACATAGTAAAAGTCAATAGAAAAGAATGCGAAAATGCCTTCCATTCTCAAGCGCAAAACTACAGAGAATTCGAATCTGGTAGTGGCGTAGAAGTGGACGGCGAAGATCTATGGATAGATATAAAAAACAGTAAGATCAGTGCTGAAATTCTAAAGATGATGTGGATCATGACAATTCACATGAACTCGTTTTTCTTCAAAATAATTGACTTCGAGCGCGTGACAAAAATTATTATTGGTTGCCGAAATGATAATGAATCTATCGACCAAGCCATTAAAAATACAAAAAATCCAGGAGCAGCCGGAAAGTTCTACTGCGAGGGAGAGTTTATCGACGTTCTAAAGGCGCGCCAAAGTGAAGAGCGCTTTGAACTGGACTTCGAAGAATACAGGGGAAATTTTTTATCTATGTTCACCTAG
- a CDS encoding TonB-dependent siderophore receptor, producing the protein MKTHRLRAATPSSGARACLRACPQPFFTVLLPLAAALAALSAPPPSYAQAAPAAAAQSESARVYAIAPGPLNDALAAFARQAGISVGYSSSQLSGARSAGLNGQYGVADGLRALLAGTGYRAVNVDGGIRVEAEPPSATSTLAPVLVTGAYHAQTEGTQSYGSSMATIGKTEQALKDIPQSVTVVTRKRIDDQNLSTISEVLENTTGVTISEVADGGRNFYSRGFKITNIQYDGVPLSRSFYAVGNSFTGSTAYLDRVEVFRGAQGLFEGAGQPGGSVNLVRKRPTAETQVLMEARAGSWDHVGGMLDAGGALNADGSLRARAVLDLDSKGSFIDVVKERNTNLYVALDYDLSPSTTVGAGVLVSRLRSTPFFGGLPRYSDGSSLGLKRSTFLGADWNQWDRDETQLFADLTHRFNSDWRVNVAATYVKEKSLTSALDATGAVDPVTLMGPMRNAWNYDKSAEHIGFDANVNGRFTVLGMAQDLTVGVSLSRLTSTDRIEYASNYLPLDVFHPNPHVPKPDSFPDSQRTSRYEPHVQKGIYAQLRSSLTEDLTLVSGGRFSWFESRYTTQAATWDDVSTAKASAEFTPMVGLVYALTPQWSAYASYADIFEPQTATTLDGSILKPIVGANYEVGVKGELMDGKLNTSFALYRIDQKNRAVQDYEAGPVCNGGYCSRAAGKVRSQGFETEMSGELMRGLQVAAGYTFNSNKYLSDPDREGQTFSEETPRHLLRLWSEYRLPGQLNRLSVGAGVNWQSALTNSISKVRRPSYSVWNTRVAYDVTSNWTAALNVNNLFDKVYYEYPGYVENRNNYGAPRSVTLTLRGRF; encoded by the coding sequence GTGAAGACCCATCGTCTCCGGGCCGCGACGCCGTCGTCCGGCGCGCGGGCTTGCTTGCGCGCTTGCCCCCAACCCTTCTTTACCGTGCTGCTGCCGTTGGCGGCGGCCTTGGCCGCCTTGTCGGCGCCGCCGCCCTCCTACGCCCAGGCCGCGCCGGCCGCGGCGGCGCAGTCTGAGTCAGCCCGCGTGTACGCGATTGCGCCCGGGCCGTTGAATGACGCGCTGGCCGCGTTTGCGCGGCAGGCGGGGATCTCGGTGGGGTATTCCTCGTCGCAGTTGAGCGGGGCGCGTAGCGCGGGCCTGAATGGCCAGTACGGCGTGGCGGATGGTTTGCGCGCGCTGTTGGCGGGCACGGGCTATCGCGCGGTGAATGTGGACGGCGGCATCCGTGTCGAGGCCGAGCCGCCGTCCGCCACCAGCACGCTGGCGCCGGTGCTGGTGACGGGCGCCTATCATGCGCAGACGGAGGGCACGCAGTCCTATGGGTCCAGCATGGCGACTATCGGCAAGACCGAGCAGGCGTTGAAGGACATTCCGCAGTCGGTCACGGTGGTGACGCGCAAGCGTATCGATGACCAGAACCTGTCGACGATCAGCGAGGTGTTGGAGAACACCACGGGCGTGACGATCAGCGAGGTGGCCGACGGCGGGCGCAATTTCTACTCTCGCGGATTCAAGATCACGAATATCCAGTACGACGGCGTGCCGCTGTCGCGCAGTTTCTATGCAGTGGGCAATAGCTTTACCGGCAGCACGGCGTATCTGGACCGGGTGGAGGTGTTCCGCGGCGCGCAGGGCCTGTTCGAAGGCGCGGGGCAGCCGGGCGGTTCGGTGAACCTGGTGCGCAAGCGCCCTACCGCCGAGACGCAGGTGTTGATGGAGGCGCGCGCGGGCTCGTGGGATCACGTGGGCGGCATGCTGGATGCGGGCGGGGCCTTGAACGCGGACGGCAGCCTGCGGGCGCGGGCGGTGCTGGATCTGGATTCCAAGGGTTCGTTCATTGACGTGGTGAAGGAGCGCAACACCAATCTGTACGTCGCGCTGGATTACGACCTGTCGCCCAGCACGACGGTGGGCGCGGGCGTGCTGGTGTCGCGCCTGCGGTCTACGCCGTTCTTCGGCGGCTTGCCGCGTTATAGCGATGGCAGTTCGCTGGGGTTGAAGCGGTCGACCTTTCTGGGCGCGGACTGGAATCAGTGGGACCGGGACGAGACGCAGCTGTTCGCGGACCTGACGCACCGCTTCAACAGCGATTGGCGTGTGAACGTGGCGGCCACCTACGTGAAGGAGAAGAGCCTGACCTCGGCGCTGGACGCGACGGGCGCGGTGGACCCGGTGACCTTGATGGGGCCGATGCGCAACGCGTGGAATTACGACAAGTCGGCGGAGCACATCGGTTTTGATGCGAATGTGAACGGGCGCTTCACGGTGCTGGGCATGGCGCAGGACCTGACGGTGGGCGTGAGCCTGTCGCGGCTGACGTCGACGGATCGCATCGAGTACGCGTCCAACTATCTGCCGCTGGATGTGTTCCATCCCAATCCGCATGTGCCCAAGCCAGACAGCTTTCCGGATTCTCAGCGCACGTCGCGCTATGAGCCGCATGTGCAGAAAGGCATCTATGCGCAGTTGCGCAGCAGCCTGACGGAAGACCTGACTCTTGTGTCGGGCGGGCGCTTCAGTTGGTTCGAAAGCCGCTACACCACGCAGGCCGCGACGTGGGACGACGTCAGCACCGCCAAGGCCAGCGCGGAGTTCACGCCCATGGTGGGGCTGGTCTACGCGTTGACGCCGCAGTGGTCGGCCTACGCCAGCTATGCGGATATCTTCGAGCCGCAAACGGCCACCACGCTGGACGGCAGCATCTTGAAACCCATCGTCGGCGCGAACTACGAAGTGGGCGTGAAGGGCGAGCTGATGGACGGCAAGCTGAACACGTCGTTCGCCCTGTACCGCATCGACCAGAAGAACCGCGCGGTGCAGGACTACGAGGCGGGGCCGGTGTGCAACGGCGGCTACTGCTCGCGCGCCGCGGGCAAGGTGCGCAGCCAGGGCTTTGAGACGGAGATGAGCGGCGAGCTGATGCGGGGCCTGCAAGTGGCGGCGGGCTATACCTTCAACAGCAACAAGTACCTGAGCGATCCGGACCGCGAAGGCCAGACTTTCAGCGAGGAAACGCCGCGGCACCTGTTGCGCCTGTGGAGCGAATACCGCTTGCCCGGCCAGTTGAACCGCCTGAGCGTGGGCGCGGGCGTGAATTGGCAGAGCGCGCTGACCAACAGCATCTCGAAGGTGCGCCGGCCGTCGTACAGCGTGTGGAACACCCGGGTCGCGTATGACGTGACGTCGAATTGGACGGCGGCGTTGAACGTGAACAATCTGTTCGACAAGGTGTATTACGAGTATCCGGGCTATGTCGAGAACCGCAACAACTACGGCGCGCCGCGCAGCGTGACGTTGACGTTGCGCGGGCGGTTCTAG
- a CDS encoding type VI secretion system amidase immunity protein Tai4 has protein sequence MRSGRGRHADAYANDRNAAVDAGSTVSALRDWTYYDLEASPEAVKSLVDRYLARNYHNPLAEAEIKGIRFDLLKCLDLYHGKELDSLAKRVVINPDRTYRQDNRPPAAKK, from the coding sequence TTGCGAAGCGGGCGTGGTCGACATGCCGACGCGTACGCGAATGACAGGAATGCCGCCGTTGATGCGGGAAGTACGGTTAGCGCATTACGGGACTGGACTTACTACGATCTGGAGGCAAGCCCTGAGGCGGTCAAGTCGCTAGTCGACCGCTACCTAGCGCGCAATTATCACAACCCATTGGCCGAAGCAGAAATTAAAGGGATACGGTTCGATCTCCTGAAATGCCTGGATCTCTATCACGGCAAGGAGCTGGATTCCTTGGCAAAGCGCGTGGTCATCAATCCCGACCGTACTTACCGGCAGGACAATCGTCCTCCGGCGGCAAAGAAATAA
- a CDS encoding MFS transporter, with translation MPAPDSPSPLTSPPFLHFLFARISASLAFQIVSVAVGWQIYALSGSAMDLGLIGLAQFLPMAALTLVVGHVADRYDRRKIVAICMALETLATLVLAIAALHGVGGKTLIYATIIIMSSARAFEAPTLSTLIPAVVPREWLPRATALASSGGQIAQIAGPALGGIGYGLGAGWIYCVAAALYLTAFASIATLVIQRAPPAKEPTTWRTLFAGITFIFQRRLLLGTLSLDLFAVLLGGATALLPIFAKDILDAGPWALGALRAAPACGAALMSLTLARLSLGEHVGRLLFGSLILFGLATTVFGLSKSIPLSVAALVLLGAADAVSVVVRSSLVQLNTPDHMLGRVSAVNTLFIGASNQLGEFESGLTAELFGAVPAVVIGGMGTIAVAGLWMRWFPELRKLRTLHGNETAPT, from the coding sequence ATGCCCGCCCCCGACTCCCCCAGTCCGCTTACCAGTCCCCCATTCCTGCATTTCCTGTTCGCGCGCATCAGCGCGTCGCTGGCTTTCCAGATCGTCTCCGTGGCGGTGGGCTGGCAGATCTACGCGCTGTCCGGCAGCGCGATGGATCTGGGGCTGATTGGTCTGGCGCAGTTCCTGCCCATGGCAGCGCTCACCCTGGTGGTGGGCCACGTGGCTGACCGCTATGACCGCCGCAAGATCGTCGCCATCTGCATGGCGCTGGAAACGCTGGCCACGCTGGTGCTGGCAATTGCTGCGCTGCACGGTGTCGGCGGCAAGACCTTGATCTACGCCACCATCATCATCATGAGTTCGGCACGGGCGTTTGAAGCGCCCACGTTGTCCACGCTGATCCCGGCCGTCGTGCCGCGCGAGTGGCTGCCCCGCGCGACCGCCTTGGCTTCTTCCGGCGGACAAATCGCGCAGATCGCCGGGCCGGCGCTGGGCGGCATTGGCTATGGCTTGGGAGCAGGGTGGATTTATTGCGTGGCGGCGGCGCTATACCTGACCGCCTTTGCGTCGATTGCCACGCTGGTCATTCAGCGCGCACCGCCCGCCAAAGAACCCACAACCTGGCGCACCTTGTTCGCGGGCATCACCTTTATCTTCCAGCGGCGTTTGCTGCTGGGTACCTTGTCGCTGGACCTGTTCGCGGTGCTGCTGGGCGGAGCCACCGCCTTGCTGCCCATCTTTGCCAAAGACATCCTGGACGCGGGTCCATGGGCGCTGGGCGCCCTGCGTGCCGCACCCGCCTGCGGCGCGGCGCTGATGTCGCTGACCTTGGCCCGGTTGAGCCTGGGCGAACACGTGGGACGCCTGCTGTTCGGCTCGCTGATTCTGTTCGGCTTGGCGACAACGGTGTTTGGCCTGTCAAAGTCCATACCGCTTTCGGTCGCCGCGCTGGTGCTGTTGGGCGCGGCAGATGCGGTCAGCGTGGTGGTGCGCTCTTCGCTGGTGCAGCTGAATACGCCCGATCACATGCTGGGCCGTGTCAGCGCCGTGAATACGCTGTTCATCGGCGCGTCGAATCAGCTGGGAGAATTTGAGTCCGGGCTGACGGCAGAGCTGTTTGGCGCGGTTCCTGCCGTGGTGATCGGAGGCATGGGCACCATCGCCGTGGCAGGGCTGTGGATGCGATGGTTCCCGGAACTGCGCAAGCTCAGGACGCTGCACGGCAACGAGACGGCGCCAACCTGA
- a CDS encoding acetyl-CoA carboxylase biotin carboxylase subunit: MFDTLLIANRGEIACRVAATARRMGIRTVAVYSDADANARHVAACDQAVYIGGSEPRASYLRGDAILQAALDTGAGAIHPGYGFLSENEAFAEAAEKAGIAFVGPPASAIAAMGSKSAAKTLMEKAGVPLVPGYHGDNQDPQFLKTQADAMGYPVLIKASAGGGGKGMRVVESSGAFLDALASCQREAASSFGDDRVLIERYLQKPRHIEIQVFTDTHGNCVYLFERDCSVQRRHQKVIEEAPAPGMTEERRRAMGEAAVAAARAVGYVGAGTVEFISEPDGRFYFMEMNTRLQVEHPVTEMITGHDLVEWQLRVAAGQPLPARQEDLRINGHAIEARIYAENPEKGFLPSIGTLAYLGLPPHTAFANGDIRVDGGVRMGDTITPFYDPMIAKLIVHGADRDQARARMLQALAQTQAVGVQTNVAFLSRLMKDSAFAAADLDTGLIERQRETLLPEPAAANAATLALASAAVLVRQGLAQPGAQAPAKGPSDPWDARDGWRLGNQYHRHLQWVDNGETRRVTVARQGGAWTLDSGSGPQPFLWRAHASANPNLAYGLRITLEGHESAGTVVLHADRAHVFGDDGVHVLDLYDPLAHAQDTQGEHGGGLTAPMPGKIISISVKAGDTVEKGQPLLVMEAMKMEHTISATADGKIEEVFYSVGDQVTEGAELVSIGA; this comes from the coding sequence ATGTTCGACACTTTGCTGATTGCCAACCGCGGCGAGATCGCCTGCCGCGTTGCCGCTACCGCCCGCCGGATGGGCATCCGCACGGTTGCGGTGTATTCGGACGCGGACGCCAATGCGCGCCACGTGGCCGCCTGCGACCAGGCCGTCTACATCGGTGGCTCGGAACCGCGCGCCAGCTACCTGCGCGGCGACGCGATCCTGCAAGCCGCGCTGGATACCGGCGCGGGCGCCATCCATCCCGGCTACGGTTTTCTATCGGAAAACGAAGCCTTTGCCGAAGCCGCTGAAAAAGCCGGTATTGCTTTCGTTGGCCCGCCCGCATCCGCCATTGCCGCAATGGGCAGCAAATCAGCCGCCAAGACCTTGATGGAAAAAGCCGGCGTACCGCTGGTTCCCGGCTACCACGGCGACAACCAAGACCCGCAATTCCTGAAGACGCAGGCCGACGCCATGGGCTACCCCGTGCTGATCAAGGCAAGCGCAGGCGGCGGCGGCAAGGGCATGCGTGTCGTAGAATCGTCTGGCGCGTTCCTGGATGCCCTGGCGTCCTGCCAACGTGAAGCCGCATCCAGCTTTGGCGACGACCGCGTGCTGATCGAACGCTATCTGCAAAAGCCGCGCCACATTGAAATACAGGTGTTTACGGATACGCATGGCAACTGCGTCTATCTGTTCGAACGCGATTGCTCGGTGCAGCGCCGCCACCAGAAAGTCATTGAAGAAGCGCCGGCCCCCGGCATGACGGAAGAGCGCCGCCGCGCCATGGGCGAAGCGGCAGTTGCTGCCGCGCGTGCCGTGGGATACGTCGGCGCGGGCACCGTTGAGTTCATTTCCGAACCCGACGGCCGCTTCTACTTCATGGAAATGAATACGCGCTTGCAGGTCGAGCATCCCGTCACGGAAATGATCACGGGACACGACCTGGTGGAATGGCAGTTGCGCGTGGCGGCTGGCCAGCCGCTGCCTGCTCGCCAGGAAGATCTGCGCATCAACGGCCATGCCATCGAAGCGCGCATCTACGCCGAGAATCCCGAGAAAGGCTTTCTGCCATCCATTGGCACCTTGGCTTATCTGGGCCTGCCGCCTCACACGGCATTTGCCAACGGCGATATCCGCGTGGATGGCGGCGTGCGCATGGGCGACACCATCACCCCGTTCTACGACCCCATGATCGCCAAGCTGATCGTGCATGGCGCGGACCGCGATCAGGCGCGCGCCCGCATGCTGCAAGCGCTGGCTCAAACCCAGGCCGTAGGCGTGCAGACCAACGTGGCCTTCCTGTCGCGCCTGATGAAGGACTCGGCCTTTGCGGCCGCCGACCTGGACACCGGTCTGATCGAACGCCAACGCGAAACGCTGCTGCCGGAACCCGCTGCCGCCAACGCAGCGACGCTGGCGCTGGCCTCGGCCGCCGTGCTGGTGCGCCAGGGTCTGGCGCAACCGGGCGCGCAGGCGCCAGCCAAGGGGCCGTCCGACCCGTGGGATGCCCGCGACGGCTGGCGCCTGGGCAACCAATACCATCGTCATCTGCAATGGGTGGACAACGGCGAAACGCGCCGCGTCACCGTCGCCCGCCAGGGCGGCGCCTGGACGCTGGATTCCGGTTCGGGTCCGCAACCCTTCCTGTGGCGCGCCCATGCCAGCGCCAATCCGAATCTGGCTTACGGACTGCGCATCACGCTGGAAGGCCATGAGAGCGCCGGCACGGTCGTTCTGCATGCCGACCGCGCCCACGTGTTCGGTGACGACGGCGTGCACGTGCTGGACCTGTACGACCCCTTGGCGCACGCCCAGGACACCCAGGGCGAGCACGGCGGCGGCCTGACAGCGCCGATGCCCGGCAAGATCATCTCGATCTCGGTCAAGGCGGGCGACACCGTGGAAAAAGGCCAGCCGCTCTTGGTGATGGAAGCCATGAAGATGGAACACACGATCTCTGCGACCGCAGACGGCAAGATCGAAGAGGTGTTCTACAGCGTGGGCGACCAGGTGACCGAGGGCGCGGAACTGGTGTCGATCGGCGCTTAG
- a CDS encoding cupin domain-containing protein, which produces MTAVSPQNQRFMVSHLNEDDFETGGLRSYSSYRDLGVAAATNGIATAHVIRMVAPFSESFSQRHHHDVQFQLIYVLKGWFSSEFEGQGVQTMREGSCWIQPPNIRHTVVGWSDDCELLEVILPAQHATVVDE; this is translated from the coding sequence ATGACAGCCGTTTCTCCGCAGAACCAGCGCTTTATGGTCAGTCATCTCAACGAAGATGACTTCGAGACGGGCGGGCTGCGCAGCTACTCGTCCTATCGGGACTTGGGAGTAGCAGCGGCCACCAATGGCATTGCCACCGCGCACGTGATTCGAATGGTCGCGCCGTTCTCAGAGAGCTTCAGCCAGCGGCACCATCACGATGTGCAGTTCCAGCTGATATACGTTCTTAAAGGCTGGTTTAGCAGCGAGTTCGAGGGCCAAGGCGTGCAGACCATGCGTGAAGGCTCGTGCTGGATACAGCCCCCCAATATCCGGCACACCGTCGTGGGATGGTCGGACGACTGTGAATTGCTTGAAGTCATTCTGCCAGCGCAACACGCTACCGTCGTTGACGAGTAG
- a CDS encoding FecR domain-containing protein — protein MGFDRAGVSPGAPGARAEDGAEGAADRAVLDEAIRWRIKLQYNTADASAWQAFDAWLRAQPAHALVWERLQSLGARLQRPAAEMPGEAAARILRQTEAAQVRRSRRKALMSLGALAAGGWVAWRMGDVPVVRHALADVSTSRGERRRVTLPDGGTLVLNTETAVDIDYGGPVRRIHLLAGEVYVISGHDPLSRPLFVETRDGRAQALGTRYRVRQWDDGSEVAVDEGAVALLPRDGAGVAAGATLRAGESARMTPHGVRALAPVEGRMMDGGAWVEGALSVRDMPLDAFLQELSRYHGAIECDSAVARLPVSGVFQLDDTRKVLALLRQILPVEPQAGRLWWGGRVTRVRARARAPVRARG, from the coding sequence ATGGGGTTTGATCGGGCGGGCGTGTCGCCCGGGGCGCCAGGCGCGCGTGCGGAGGACGGCGCGGAGGGCGCGGCGGATCGGGCGGTGTTGGACGAGGCCATCCGTTGGCGCATCAAGCTGCAATACAACACGGCGGACGCGTCGGCGTGGCAGGCGTTCGATGCCTGGCTGCGGGCGCAGCCGGCCCATGCGTTGGTGTGGGAGCGTTTGCAGTCGCTGGGTGCGCGTTTGCAGCGGCCTGCGGCGGAGATGCCGGGCGAGGCGGCGGCGCGGATTCTGCGGCAGACGGAGGCGGCGCAGGTGCGGCGTTCGCGCCGCAAGGCGTTGATGTCGCTGGGTGCGTTGGCGGCGGGCGGTTGGGTGGCTTGGCGGATGGGGGATGTGCCGGTGGTTCGGCACGCGCTGGCCGATGTGTCCACGTCGCGGGGCGAGCGGCGCCGCGTCACGCTGCCGGATGGCGGCACGCTGGTGCTGAATACGGAGACGGCGGTCGACATTGATTATGGCGGGCCGGTGCGGCGCATTCATTTGCTGGCGGGCGAGGTGTATGTGATCTCCGGGCATGACCCGCTGTCGCGGCCGCTGTTCGTGGAGACGCGCGACGGGCGGGCACAGGCGCTGGGCACGCGGTATCGGGTGCGGCAGTGGGACGACGGCAGCGAGGTGGCGGTGGACGAAGGCGCGGTGGCGTTGCTGCCACGCGATGGCGCGGGCGTGGCGGCGGGCGCGACGCTGCGGGCCGGGGAGTCTGCGCGGATGACGCCGCACGGTGTGCGGGCGCTGGCGCCGGTGGAGGGGCGCATGATGGATGGCGGGGCCTGGGTCGAGGGGGCTTTGTCGGTGCGCGATATGCCGCTGGACGCTTTCTTGCAGGAGCTGTCGCGCTATCACGGGGCGATCGAGTGTGACTCGGCGGTGGCGCGGTTGCCGGTGTCAGGCGTGTTCCAGTTGGACGATACGCGCAAGGTGCTGGCGCTGCTGCGCCAGATTCTGCCGGTGGAGCCGCAGGCGGGACGCTTGTGGTGGGGCGGGCGGGTGACGCGGGTTCGGGCACGCGCACGGGCGCCGGTACGGGCGCGGGGCTGA
- a CDS encoding zinc ribbon domain-containing protein → MSKSLRLSEKWFQRGLWVVALVFASFLIGLGGAVVDDLPQVERQFSVEDFIDKAAVAPLRAELTQAEQAGRKAERDQEQAELKLQTANQANANARETFANWLATRHATKQPDQDAELIARTKSLDALKTSVDKAQQQVDAQQQIALNARQAQQELHQKIGVYEEAAREKLYAEYRRVELRVFLYRLALTLPLLVVAGWLFVKKRKSTYWPFVWGFIFFALFAFFVELVPYLPSYGGYVRYIVGIVVTALIGRYAILALNRYLARQRLAEAQPNQVRREELSYDTAFARLAKNVCPGCERPVDLKDPKIDFCCHCGIGLFDHCRACGTRKSAFSRYCHACGSSAKPSEDSSGPAAPAQVVVQ, encoded by the coding sequence ATGAGCAAGTCATTGCGTTTGTCTGAGAAATGGTTTCAGCGAGGGCTGTGGGTGGTCGCGCTGGTGTTCGCGAGCTTCTTGATCGGGCTTGGCGGAGCCGTGGTCGATGATCTGCCGCAGGTCGAGCGTCAGTTCTCGGTTGAAGACTTTATCGACAAGGCGGCTGTGGCGCCCTTGCGCGCGGAACTGACGCAGGCCGAACAGGCGGGCCGGAAAGCGGAGCGCGACCAAGAGCAGGCAGAGCTGAAGCTGCAAACCGCGAATCAGGCCAACGCGAATGCACGCGAGACTTTCGCCAACTGGCTGGCCACGCGTCATGCGACCAAGCAGCCGGACCAGGATGCTGAACTCATTGCGCGAACCAAGTCGCTGGATGCGCTCAAGACCAGCGTCGACAAGGCGCAGCAGCAGGTCGACGCGCAACAGCAGATCGCGCTGAATGCGCGTCAGGCGCAACAAGAGTTGCATCAGAAGATCGGTGTTTATGAAGAGGCCGCGCGTGAGAAGCTTTACGCGGAATACCGGCGCGTCGAACTTCGGGTGTTCCTGTACCGGCTTGCATTGACGCTGCCATTGCTGGTGGTGGCTGGCTGGCTCTTTGTGAAGAAGCGCAAGAGCACGTACTGGCCGTTTGTGTGGGGCTTTATTTTCTTCGCGTTGTTCGCATTCTTTGTGGAGCTCGTGCCCTATCTGCCCAGCTATGGCGGCTACGTGCGCTACATCGTGGGTATCGTGGTCACGGCATTGATTGGGCGCTACGCTATTCTTGCGCTCAACCGTTATCTTGCGCGGCAGCGGCTTGCCGAGGCGCAGCCTAATCAGGTGCGGCGTGAAGAGTTGAGCTATGACACGGCATTCGCCCGGCTCGCCAAGAATGTGTGCCCCGGTTGCGAGCGGCCTGTGGATCTGAAGGACCCGAAGATTGATTTTTGTTGCCACTGCGGCATCGGCCTGTTCGACCACTGCCGCGCTTGCGGTACGCGCAAGAGCGCGTTCTCGCGCTATTGCCATGCCTGCGGGTCTTCGGCCAAGCCGTCCGAGGATTCATCGGGCCCGGCGGCACCCGCGCAGGTGGTTGTTCAGTGA
- a CDS encoding sigma-70 family RNA polymerase sigma factor — protein MPATPSASPDAGIATLYRDHHSWLHGWLRLKLGDAHRAADLAQDTFVRLLSANSTSPSDTALREPRAYLRTIANRLLVDHWRRLEIERSYLAVLQTYPQSHWPSEESRLLILESLEQVAQMLGRLKPEVREVFLLAQMEGHTCPQIARQVGKSVATVERYLAQALQHCYRLVYGV, from the coding sequence ATGCCCGCCACCCCCAGCGCCAGTCCCGACGCCGGTATCGCGACGCTGTACCGCGATCATCATTCCTGGCTGCACGGCTGGCTGCGGCTGAAGCTGGGCGATGCTCATCGCGCGGCGGATCTGGCGCAGGACACCTTTGTGCGCCTGCTGTCGGCAAACTCCACCTCCCCTTCTGACACCGCGCTGCGCGAGCCGCGAGCCTACTTGCGCACCATCGCTAACCGCTTGCTGGTGGACCATTGGCGGCGGCTGGAGATCGAGCGCAGCTATCTGGCAGTGTTGCAGACGTATCCGCAGAGCCATTGGCCCTCGGAAGAATCGCGGCTGTTGATTCTGGAGTCGCTGGAGCAGGTGGCGCAGATGCTGGGCCGCTTGAAGCCGGAGGTGCGCGAGGTGTTTCTGTTGGCGCAGATGGAGGGGCATACGTGCCCGCAGATTGCGCGGCAGGTGGGGAAGTCGGTGGCGACGGTGGAGCGTTATCTGGCGCAGGCGTTGCAGCACTGCTATCGGCTGGTCTATGGGGTTTGA